A portion of the Acidisarcina polymorpha genome contains these proteins:
- a CDS encoding c-type cytochrome, whose translation MKRLRAIVLLSAAAGTIAFQARHLPVLAASAYPTASPQVTGLDSASSAGAKVFQGNCAMCHGETMQGHPPVFPSLVGKGAQLNAQQITELVRHGRGQMPAFTKLSDSDLSALLQYLAHDPTFTPPTANGHVAAAPAMVPSASAAAATSDHGGSLYQQNCAFCHGRDAGGGESGPDLTRSKLVADDVNGDKISVVVRNGRADNKMPKFNFSDAEMADLVRWIHSTAKAAATRPGGRRGVDVADLQTGNVDAGRAYFRANCASCHSPTGDLAGVASRYQGLQLEERMLYPKDAKDKVKVTLPSGETISGILEYQDEFVIGLRDANGTYRSWPVSAIKYSIDSPVTAHVDLFPKYTDDDIHNLMAYIQTLK comes from the coding sequence GTGAAGAGACTTCGGGCTATCGTACTCCTGAGTGCAGCAGCAGGCACAATCGCTTTTCAAGCCAGGCACCTGCCGGTTCTAGCCGCCTCCGCATACCCAACAGCGAGTCCGCAGGTCACCGGCCTCGACTCCGCCAGCTCCGCCGGGGCCAAGGTCTTTCAGGGCAATTGCGCGATGTGTCATGGGGAAACAATGCAGGGCCACCCACCTGTATTCCCGTCGTTGGTAGGAAAAGGGGCACAGTTGAATGCGCAGCAAATTACCGAGCTAGTCCGTCATGGCCGCGGTCAGATGCCCGCTTTTACCAAACTTTCGGACTCCGATCTATCTGCGCTGCTTCAATATCTCGCGCATGACCCGACCTTTACCCCTCCTACTGCCAACGGTCATGTCGCGGCCGCTCCGGCGATGGTCCCCTCTGCTTCGGCAGCGGCAGCCACCAGTGACCACGGCGGCTCGCTTTACCAGCAGAATTGCGCCTTCTGTCACGGCCGGGATGCCGGGGGCGGTGAGTCTGGACCCGATTTAACCCGTTCGAAGTTAGTCGCCGACGATGTAAACGGAGACAAGATTTCAGTCGTCGTCCGCAACGGACGGGCGGACAACAAGATGCCCAAGTTCAACTTCTCCGATGCGGAGATGGCCGATCTCGTGCGCTGGATTCATTCGACCGCGAAGGCGGCTGCAACTCGGCCGGGCGGGAGACGCGGCGTCGATGTCGCCGATCTGCAAACCGGAAATGTAGATGCAGGAAGAGCCTACTTCCGCGCCAATTGCGCCTCTTGCCACTCCCCGACTGGCGATCTTGCAGGAGTGGCTTCGCGGTATCAGGGCCTGCAGCTTGAAGAACGCATGCTTTATCCAAAGGACGCCAAAGACAAGGTCAAGGTGACTTTGCCGAGTGGAGAGACAATTTCAGGCATCTTGGAATATCAGGACGAGTTTGTGATCGGCTTGCGCGACGCTAACGGCACTTATCGCTCCTGGCCCGTCAGCGCCATTAAGTACTCGATCGACTCGCCCGTCACTGCCCACGTGGATCTCTTCCCGAAATACACCGACGATGATATCCACAATCTCATGGCGTACATACAAACCCTCAAATAA
- the cobF gene encoding precorrin-6A synthase (deacetylating) → MRKIYLIGIGAGNPEYITIQAIKALNLVDVFFFVDKGDAKQELVDLRKEICDRYIENKSYRVVETSDPVRDPGIPDYKTRVEHWHRERALLYEQMISLELTEDQCGAFLVWGDPSLYDSTLRIIDQIVARSQVAFEYEVVPGITSVQALAARHKITLNGIGESICITTGRNLAAGLEQMERVVVMLDGNCVFRSLAGQEKDTEIFWGAYLGMQDEILVRGNLSDVSGEIEQKRTNARERKGWIMDTYMLSKPDRK, encoded by the coding sequence ATGAGAAAAATCTATCTCATTGGAATTGGTGCCGGAAACCCCGAATACATCACGATTCAGGCGATCAAAGCGTTGAATCTTGTGGATGTCTTCTTCTTCGTGGACAAGGGCGATGCGAAGCAGGAACTCGTCGACCTGCGAAAAGAAATCTGTGACCGGTACATCGAAAACAAATCGTACCGAGTGGTAGAAACATCCGACCCGGTCCGCGACCCCGGCATACCTGACTACAAAACCCGCGTGGAACACTGGCATCGCGAGCGCGCTCTGCTCTATGAACAGATGATTTCGCTCGAACTGACAGAGGACCAGTGCGGGGCCTTCCTGGTCTGGGGAGATCCATCCCTCTATGACAGTACCCTCCGGATCATCGATCAGATTGTTGCTCGCTCTCAAGTAGCGTTCGAGTATGAAGTGGTCCCCGGCATCACCAGCGTTCAAGCGCTGGCTGCGCGCCACAAGATCACGTTGAATGGAATTGGAGAGTCCATTTGCATCACGACTGGAAGAAATCTCGCGGCGGGACTGGAGCAGATGGAAAGAGTCGTCGTGATGCTCGACGGCAACTGCGTCTTCAGAAGCCTCGCTGGCCAGGAGAAAGACACGGAGATCTTCTGGGGAGCGTATCTCGGAATGCAGGATGAAATTCTAGTGCGCGGTAATTTGAGTGACGTTTCCGGGGAGATTGAACAGAAGCGCACCAACGCCCGCGAGCGGAAGGGCTGGATTATGGATACCTATATGCTCAGCAAACCAGACCGGAAGTGA
- the cobM gene encoding precorrin-4 C(11)-methyltransferase, with the protein MKVHFIGAGPGAADLLTLRGRDHIHNSPVCLYAGSLVPTEILAHAPANARIVNTAEMNLDQIIAEMARAHQENLDVARIHSGDLSIWSTMGEQIRRLDQLEIAYDITPGVPSFAAAAAALGRELTIPSVAQSVILTRTSTRSTPMPPGEDLASLGRTGATLAIHLSITNVDLVTSQLMPVYGADCPVAVVFRASWPDERILRATLSTLEEVVSEAGIDRNALILVGKCLDESSSGESFLYSIARDRSS; encoded by the coding sequence ATGAAGGTTCACTTCATAGGCGCCGGCCCTGGAGCAGCCGACCTGCTGACACTGCGTGGACGCGACCACATCCACAATTCTCCTGTCTGCCTTTATGCGGGTTCGCTGGTGCCAACCGAAATCCTCGCCCATGCTCCCGCCAATGCTCGCATCGTGAACACCGCCGAGATGAACCTTGACCAGATCATCGCGGAGATGGCGCGGGCTCATCAGGAAAACCTGGATGTGGCCCGCATCCACTCGGGCGATCTTTCCATCTGGAGCACGATGGGCGAGCAGATTCGGCGGCTCGATCAGCTTGAAATCGCATATGACATTACTCCGGGGGTGCCCTCCTTTGCCGCTGCTGCAGCCGCCCTGGGCCGCGAGCTGACCATACCCTCGGTCGCCCAAAGCGTGATCCTCACCCGCACCTCGACCCGCTCCACACCGATGCCGCCGGGGGAGGACCTTGCATCGCTCGGCCGCACCGGCGCAACTCTTGCCATTCATCTCTCTATTACAAACGTCGATCTGGTGACTTCGCAGCTTATGCCGGTCTACGGCGCAGACTGCCCGGTCGCCGTCGTCTTCCGCGCAAGTTGGCCTGACGAGCGCATTTTGCGCGCGACGCTCTCCACCCTTGAGGAGGTCGTCAGCGAAGCTGGCATCGATCGCAACGCTCTGATCCTTGTCGGCAAGTGTCTCGACGAGAGCAGTTCGGGAGAGAGCTTCCTCTACTCGATAGCCAGAGATCGTTCGTCATAG
- a CDS encoding lectin-like domain-containing protein: MSLVDLDLTGGVMTVEDEFTPSNAATLDAQDGDVGSGGPILLPAQTLPSGQTLNSLLHVGKFGAITLLNRDNMGGYNTAGDQVVQEIKTSAAGTSSWGAGIWGAPAYWNQSLYFGGVPTGLTSSATQYSFLNGAISSAPVSQTAEQFSYPGPTPSISANGSQNGIVWLLKNDGYTIAGPAILLAYDATDLGKLLYVSSANAERDAPGPAVRFTVPTVANGKVYVGTANQLSIYGILGGTPTVTSPVFNPPSRIFSGSQTVSMSDTTPGALIYYTTDGSTPTVHSHYYTGPITVTSSQIITAMANAAGYLQGTPSTATYTSSTTTLDPVFSVATGEYSGARTLTITDGSPNAVIYYTVDGSTPTTSSSIYSQPLTISVSETVKAFAVSPNLLPSFVVNEVYDIDPVYTLAFPNGFVGSENQIQFNGSTTLDDFRLQLTNGGMGEKGSAFYKTPVNIGSFTTDFVFQLSNPAGDGITFTIQNNSPTAIGGDGGSLGYASIPNSVAIKFDLYNDQGEGANSTGIYFNGVQPTIPSYDLTNSGINLHSGDYMAVHMTYDGMVLNMTITDQITGASWSHAFGVGIPGHVGGNTAYVGFTGSTGGITSSQKITYWTFVSGSPSVPNYPAGFDLGDLLLNGNAALSGSALQLTNGTTWQTSSAYFATPVPIATFTTDFDFRLTNAVADGFSFVLQNAGPHAIGLGGGGLGYEGIGKSAAIKFDLYSNAGEGNDSTGFYTEGAMPTVPSIDLTPSFLELDLGHQDHAHIVYNGTTLTWTISDAAGHRFSTNSVAVNLPAIVGGYTAYLGFTGASGGSTAVQNILNWTYSSP, from the coding sequence ATGAGCCTGGTTGATCTGGATCTTACTGGCGGCGTGATGACGGTCGAGGATGAATTCACCCCCTCTAACGCAGCAACGCTCGATGCCCAGGATGGCGATGTCGGTTCCGGTGGTCCAATACTGTTGCCGGCACAAACCCTGCCGTCGGGGCAGACGCTGAACAGCCTCCTTCACGTGGGAAAATTCGGTGCCATTACGCTGCTCAATCGCGACAATATGGGCGGATATAACACCGCCGGGGATCAGGTAGTTCAAGAAATCAAGACCTCGGCTGCCGGCACGAGTTCGTGGGGAGCGGGAATTTGGGGGGCGCCAGCTTACTGGAACCAATCCCTCTATTTCGGAGGCGTTCCTACGGGATTGACCTCCAGTGCTACCCAATATTCTTTTCTCAACGGCGCGATCTCGTCCGCACCGGTGAGTCAAACAGCCGAGCAGTTTTCCTATCCCGGGCCTACCCCTTCCATCTCAGCCAATGGCTCACAGAATGGAATCGTGTGGCTGCTGAAGAACGATGGCTACACGATAGCCGGCCCGGCGATCTTATTGGCCTACGATGCTACAGACCTCGGGAAATTGCTCTATGTGAGTAGCGCGAATGCGGAACGAGACGCGCCGGGTCCAGCCGTGAGGTTCACGGTTCCGACGGTTGCGAATGGCAAGGTCTATGTTGGAACGGCCAATCAGTTGAGTATTTACGGAATACTGGGAGGCACGCCGACTGTGACCTCGCCGGTCTTCAATCCTCCATCGCGGATCTTCTCCGGATCTCAGACGGTGAGCATGTCCGACACAACCCCGGGCGCGCTGATTTATTACACGACCGACGGCTCGACTCCTACAGTGCACTCGCACTACTACACCGGCCCGATTACCGTGACCTCGAGCCAAATCATTACTGCCATGGCGAACGCGGCCGGATATCTGCAAGGAACTCCATCGACCGCGACCTATACGTCCTCCACAACAACTCTGGATCCGGTTTTTTCGGTGGCGACTGGAGAATACTCCGGGGCGCGGACACTGACGATCACCGATGGTTCGCCGAACGCCGTAATTTACTACACCGTCGATGGGTCGACGCCCACAACTTCCTCCAGTATCTACAGCCAACCCCTGACCATTTCGGTTTCTGAGACCGTGAAGGCGTTTGCGGTATCTCCGAATCTCTTACCGAGTTTCGTCGTGAACGAGGTGTACGACATCGATCCGGTTTACACGCTTGCATTTCCGAACGGCTTCGTCGGATCTGAAAACCAGATTCAGTTCAACGGAAGCACCACGCTGGACGATTTCCGCCTGCAGTTGACGAACGGCGGCATGGGGGAAAAGGGAAGCGCCTTCTATAAGACGCCGGTGAATATTGGATCGTTTACCACCGACTTTGTCTTCCAGCTATCGAATCCGGCAGGAGACGGCATTACCTTCACGATTCAGAACAATAGTCCAACAGCCATTGGCGGGGATGGCGGCTCGCTCGGTTATGCGAGCATTCCCAATAGTGTAGCCATCAAGTTTGATCTCTATAACGACCAGGGAGAAGGGGCGAACTCGACTGGCATTTATTTCAATGGCGTGCAGCCAACGATCCCTTCTTACGATTTGACGAATTCCGGTATCAACCTGCATAGCGGGGACTACATGGCAGTCCATATGACTTACGACGGGATGGTGTTGAACATGACCATCACCGACCAAATTACCGGGGCGAGCTGGTCGCATGCGTTCGGTGTCGGCATCCCCGGGCACGTGGGAGGTAATACTGCGTATGTGGGCTTCACCGGCTCCACTGGCGGAATCACGTCGAGCCAGAAGATCACTTACTGGACCTTTGTCAGTGGATCTCCGTCCGTCCCGAACTATCCAGCAGGCTTCGATTTAGGGGATCTTCTTCTCAATGGAAACGCGGCGCTTTCCGGGTCCGCTCTTCAGTTGACGAATGGAACCACTTGGCAAACGTCGAGCGCCTATTTCGCCACTCCAGTGCCGATTGCAACGTTCACGACTGACTTCGACTTTCGGCTGACGAACGCGGTGGCAGACGGATTCTCGTTTGTCCTGCAAAACGCTGGACCTCATGCGATCGGCCTAGGAGGCGGTGGCCTGGGTTACGAAGGTATCGGGAAGAGCGCGGCGATCAAGTTCGACCTCTATAGCAATGCAGGGGAAGGCAACGACTCCACCGGATTTTACACGGAGGGTGCGATGCCCACAGTGCCGTCAATCGATCTCACGCCAAGCTTCCTGGAGCTGGATCTCGGGCACCAGGATCATGCGCATATCGTCTACAACGGAACGACGCTGACATGGACAATCAGCGATGCTGCGGGCCATCGATTCTCCACCAACAGCGTGGCCGTGAACTTACCCGCGATTGTTGGCGGCTATACCGCGTATCTCGGATTCACAGGGGCGAGCGGGGGATCGACAGCGGTTCAGAACATCTTGAATTGGACCTATAGCAGCCCATAG
- a CDS encoding PQQ-binding-like beta-propeller repeat protein yields MKTDGGKSIGVVVRRFLPKLGDYGRRSLRALPTVFFLCGLSLAFAQAQISVVTAHNDIARTGQNLTERILTPATVNPNNFGRLFSQAVDNPIRAQPLFVSGVTIPGKGVHNVVYVGSSAGTLYAFDADTNGGGNAVPLWETSLLWGSSPTVYTILGTPTIDLTTNTMYVAIMTQENGNWAAHLHAVDITTGGEKFGGPTLIQGTVPGTGSGSVNGTLTFDPELEVQRAGLLLLNGVVYVPYASINDNGAWHGWIFAYNAATLKLISIYCTTPNGNGGGIWQGGAGLAAEVNNPGKPYGRMFFSTGNGTIGVAPPLYKRPKLWDEPG; encoded by the coding sequence ATGAAAACTGATGGCGGGAAGAGTATTGGTGTCGTTGTTCGCCGTTTTTTGCCCAAGCTAGGGGATTACGGACGGCGGAGCTTGCGGGCTTTACCTACGGTTTTTTTCCTCTGCGGGTTGAGCCTTGCCTTTGCGCAGGCTCAAATCAGCGTGGTAACCGCGCACAACGACATCGCCCGCACCGGCCAAAATCTGACGGAAAGGATTCTCACCCCGGCCACGGTGAATCCGAATAATTTTGGAAGGCTCTTTTCGCAGGCAGTGGACAACCCGATTCGAGCCCAGCCTCTGTTCGTTTCGGGAGTAACGATTCCGGGTAAAGGCGTCCACAATGTGGTCTACGTTGGAAGCTCCGCAGGGACGCTCTATGCCTTCGACGCTGACACCAACGGTGGTGGCAATGCTGTGCCGCTATGGGAGACGTCGCTGCTGTGGGGAAGCTCCCCGACCGTTTATACAATCCTTGGCACTCCCACGATCGACTTGACCACAAACACCATGTATGTGGCCATCATGACTCAAGAGAATGGCAATTGGGCGGCCCACCTTCATGCCGTGGACATCACCACGGGAGGAGAGAAGTTTGGCGGCCCGACCTTGATTCAGGGTACGGTTCCCGGCACGGGCAGTGGCAGCGTAAACGGAACTTTGACGTTCGATCCCGAACTGGAGGTTCAACGGGCGGGACTGCTCCTCTTGAACGGCGTCGTGTATGTTCCCTATGCATCCATCAACGATAATGGCGCGTGGCATGGCTGGATATTCGCCTACAACGCTGCGACATTGAAACTGATCAGCATCTACTGTACGACTCCGAATGGAAACGGAGGCGGTATCTGGCAAGGCGGTGCGGGACTTGCGGCGGAAGTAAATAACCCCGGCAAGCCCTATGGCCGGATGTTTTTCTCGACGGGGAATGGCACCATCGGAGTGGCGCCCCCCCTATACAAACGCCCAAAGCTATGGGATGAGCCTGGTTGA
- a CDS encoding acido-empty-quinoprotein group A, with product MSLGWRTLSIALCAGLFHSAAPSSLAAQDVTAADLAHPPADSWPGYHGDYSGKRHSSLTQITPANVSQLSLAWAFQTNQGALIKSTPLLVDGILYFTVPDNIWAVDARSGHQIWHYTYPPNGGLHIGHRGLAIYKNWLFFLTPDAHLVSLNANDGSVRWKVQVADASKGYWTTMAPLIVEPNGQGNVIVGVSGDFDNLSGFLRSIDPETGRTLWQWDSTAPVGTPNMSTGGMTWMTGTYDPDLKLVYWGTGNPTPVLNGSTRPGDNLYTCSIVAIQADTGKLAWAFQPSPHDTHDWDAVETPVLVDGDFHGKPRKMLMQTSRNGYFFVLDRTTGESLLTNSYGPVNWTLGIDKQGRPIPNPEKQPAPDGRLIAPDEGGMTNYRSPSFDPKTGLFIVDAHPSYSIYFAKPADGTYGWAGADYGLWGKGVIEAIDYQTGKIRWSHDVGHGGSGAGVLSTDSGVTFTGDAKGNVLALDSSNGETLWHAGAGAPMASSPITYELDGRQYVVTSSGGVLFAWSLPGVATQPSGTR from the coding sequence ATGAGCCTGGGTTGGCGCACGTTGTCTATTGCTCTCTGCGCGGGGCTCTTTCATAGTGCCGCGCCATCATCGCTGGCGGCACAGGATGTAACCGCCGCCGACCTCGCCCATCCCCCGGCCGATAGCTGGCCTGGATATCATGGTGATTACTCCGGCAAGCGACATAGCAGCCTGACCCAGATCACGCCGGCGAACGTCTCGCAGTTAAGCCTTGCCTGGGCCTTTCAAACCAACCAGGGCGCGCTCATCAAATCCACGCCTCTGTTGGTGGATGGGATTCTCTACTTCACGGTTCCGGATAATATCTGGGCAGTCGATGCTCGGTCAGGCCACCAAATATGGCACTACACCTACCCGCCGAATGGCGGCTTGCACATCGGTCATCGCGGGCTGGCCATTTACAAGAATTGGCTGTTCTTCCTGACACCGGATGCCCACCTGGTGTCACTGAACGCTAATGACGGCAGCGTCCGCTGGAAGGTGCAGGTAGCCGATGCAAGCAAAGGTTACTGGACCACCATGGCGCCTCTGATCGTCGAACCGAATGGACAAGGAAACGTCATCGTTGGTGTCTCCGGCGATTTCGATAATCTTAGCGGCTTCCTGAGGTCGATCGATCCGGAGACCGGGCGCACCCTCTGGCAGTGGGACAGCACGGCTCCAGTCGGGACGCCAAACATGTCCACCGGTGGCATGACATGGATGACCGGAACCTACGACCCCGATCTCAAGCTGGTGTATTGGGGTACGGGGAACCCGACTCCCGTCCTGAATGGCTCGACCCGGCCGGGAGATAACCTCTACACCTGCAGCATCGTAGCAATCCAAGCGGACACCGGAAAGCTCGCCTGGGCATTCCAGCCGTCTCCCCATGACACCCACGACTGGGACGCAGTCGAGACGCCGGTACTCGTCGATGGCGACTTTCACGGCAAGCCGCGGAAGATGCTGATGCAGACTTCCCGCAATGGATACTTCTTCGTACTCGACCGCACCACTGGTGAGAGCTTGCTGACCAATTCCTATGGTCCGGTGAACTGGACTCTGGGTATCGACAAGCAGGGTCGCCCCATACCGAATCCGGAGAAGCAGCCCGCGCCCGATGGACGCCTCATCGCTCCCGATGAAGGCGGTATGACGAATTATCGCTCCCCGAGCTTCGATCCTAAGACTGGTCTCTTTATTGTCGACGCCCATCCCAGCTATAGCATCTACTTCGCGAAGCCAGCTGATGGCACTTATGGTTGGGCTGGCGCCGACTACGGTCTCTGGGGCAAAGGAGTCATCGAAGCCATCGACTATCAGACGGGAAAGATTCGCTGGAGTCATGATGTCGGCCACGGCGGCTCAGGAGCAGGCGTCCTCAGTACCGATTCCGGAGTGACTTTCACGGGCGACGCCAAGGGGAATGTGCTTGCCTTAGATTCCAGCAACGGCGAAACACTGTGGCATGCTGGAGCCGGAGCACCGATGGCCAGCTCTCCAATCACCTACGAACTCGATGGGCGCCAGTATGTCGTGACCAGCAGTGGCGGAGTTTTATTCGCCTGGTCCCTACCCGGCGTAGCCACTCAACCTAGCGGAACCCGCTAG
- a CDS encoding O-antigen ligase family protein — MPLLGNAYFAILVKGTIIMNGFTKTLMPDASTLPWVGRRDAVKARPDHRTSQSFLGILLSTAIVLYITLFVVNGALPQLEIFLTRGHIPITANSFQVLVLLMAGLVLFRRRLRNNPLMLATMLLAFYVVVDFFLLSAFTNYSFSDLKVSMGSYLIPLVIIGFALSTPIIVRSEAVVALVMVLFVACFCVSVLQFVTNTPVVATESLDNSFTIPSFIFGGKVRAFSLFQSGLHAGIFYCLTAAFGTSLCFKSGRQKVFGYIIVVMSAFGCYATLTRLTILGFLACVATVILIHLKSTRKLVPFVPLVWALMGALLVAQGYYASGQASGMGIGNTSSLESRLMEWRYYTVQYLGETPGQLAFGTGTSPWREVGSANMPATAAPVSIDNGYIEMLLNSGIVGLLLVVFFSWRVWSVLSRKALKFGSDFVIATAAIFSVLPFFSSINDLLPQIFIMALLGLICDDGKLASAS; from the coding sequence GTGCCTTTACTTGGCAACGCGTACTTTGCCATTCTGGTTAAGGGGACGATTATTATGAACGGATTTACCAAGACTCTCATGCCGGACGCTTCCACACTTCCGTGGGTAGGTCGGCGAGATGCGGTTAAGGCCAGACCCGACCACCGGACATCGCAAAGTTTTCTCGGCATTCTGCTAAGCACCGCTATCGTCCTCTACATCACTTTGTTCGTCGTCAATGGAGCACTGCCGCAGCTGGAGATTTTCCTGACTCGCGGGCATATTCCGATCACTGCCAACTCTTTCCAGGTCCTGGTCCTGCTTATGGCAGGTTTGGTTTTGTTCCGGAGGCGGCTGCGCAACAATCCGCTGATGCTCGCCACCATGCTGCTGGCGTTTTATGTAGTGGTGGACTTCTTCCTGCTGAGTGCCTTTACCAACTACAGTTTCTCCGACCTCAAGGTCTCGATGGGGTCGTACCTGATACCGCTGGTGATCATAGGTTTTGCTCTTTCCACCCCCATCATCGTCCGTTCTGAAGCGGTGGTCGCGCTCGTGATGGTGCTATTCGTGGCTTGTTTCTGCGTCTCGGTCCTGCAATTTGTAACCAACACGCCAGTGGTGGCGACGGAGAGCCTGGACAACTCCTTTACGATTCCCTCGTTTATCTTCGGAGGAAAGGTAAGGGCCTTCAGTCTTTTCCAGAGCGGCTTGCACGCTGGAATCTTTTACTGCCTGACTGCAGCTTTCGGCACGAGTCTGTGTTTCAAAAGCGGTAGACAAAAGGTTTTCGGGTACATCATCGTGGTGATGAGCGCCTTTGGCTGTTATGCGACTCTCACCCGTTTGACGATTCTGGGCTTCCTGGCCTGTGTGGCGACGGTGATCCTCATTCACTTGAAGAGTACAAGGAAACTGGTTCCTTTCGTCCCCTTGGTGTGGGCCTTGATGGGTGCTTTGCTCGTCGCTCAGGGGTATTACGCATCGGGGCAAGCGTCCGGCATGGGTATTGGAAACACCTCGTCTTTGGAATCGCGCTTGATGGAATGGCGGTACTATACGGTCCAGTATCTCGGGGAGACGCCTGGCCAACTGGCGTTTGGCACAGGCACATCGCCATGGCGGGAGGTTGGGAGTGCCAACATGCCCGCAACCGCTGCTCCGGTTTCGATCGACAACGGATACATCGAAATGCTGTTGAACAGCGGGATCGTCGGGCTCCTGCTGGTCGTATTTTTTTCTTGGAGGGTATGGTCAGTCCTTTCTCGTAAAGCTCTGAAATTCGGCAGTGACTTCGTGATAGCGACTGCCGCTATCTTCTCCGTACTTCCATTTTTCTCTTCAATCAACGATCTGCTGCCGCAGATCTTTATCATGGCTTTGCTTGGTCTGATTTGCGATGACGGCAAGCTCGCCAGTGCAAGCTAG
- a CDS encoding c-type cytochrome, with the protein MAGRAGAAAAEKPASSAKINHGKTIFTTQCVGCHNKQPGDTTPFGPPNLHGIFTSDPPVITPQQAVETIKQGKGVMPPFGSKLSPSDINDIVAYLKTQ; encoded by the coding sequence TTGGCTGGCAGAGCTGGAGCGGCAGCCGCCGAGAAACCCGCCAGCAGCGCGAAAATCAATCATGGCAAGACAATATTCACCACTCAGTGCGTCGGTTGCCATAACAAGCAGCCAGGCGACACGACCCCGTTTGGTCCTCCCAATCTTCATGGCATCTTCACGAGCGACCCGCCCGTAATCACCCCTCAGCAGGCCGTCGAAACAATCAAGCAGGGCAAAGGAGTGATGCCTCCGTTCGGTAGCAAACTAAGCCCTAGCGATATCAACGATATAGTGGCCTATTTGAAGACCCAATAG
- a CDS encoding cobalt-precorrin-6A reductase, producing MRAGIDPMTFPSPRILILGGTHEASRLATILANNRDLTVITSLAGRLSQPHLPAGIVRIGGFGGPDGLTSYLREEAISAVLDVTHPFAAQISRNAEQACRNLDVPLLAFERPAWERVEGDLWMHVADVPAAAALVNKWNHRIFLSIGRQQVGAFAECRDAWFLIRAIDYPTDPLPPRSKLILERGGFDLQSELKMLREESIEILITKNSGGTVTYPKIEAARKLGIRVIMIDRPAAPNHSTFSDLGKLVGGLAQVLESSAIMRSIDAI from the coding sequence ATGCGCGCCGGCATCGATCCAATGACGTTTCCCTCTCCACGCATCCTGATCCTTGGCGGAACCCATGAGGCATCCCGACTTGCGACCATACTCGCGAACAACAGAGATCTTACGGTCATCACTTCGCTCGCTGGCCGGCTCTCTCAGCCGCATTTACCCGCCGGCATCGTCCGCATCGGAGGCTTTGGCGGCCCCGATGGGTTGACATCCTACTTACGCGAAGAAGCGATCAGCGCAGTCCTTGATGTGACCCATCCATTTGCTGCCCAGATCAGCAGAAACGCCGAACAAGCATGCAGAAATTTGGACGTGCCTCTCCTTGCCTTCGAGCGCCCCGCCTGGGAGCGGGTCGAGGGCGACCTGTGGATGCATGTCGCCGACGTACCCGCAGCCGCCGCTCTGGTTAACAAGTGGAACCATCGCATCTTCCTGTCGATCGGCCGCCAGCAAGTCGGCGCATTCGCGGAATGCAGAGATGCCTGGTTTCTGATCCGCGCGATCGACTATCCAACCGATCCGCTGCCGCCGCGCTCGAAGCTGATCCTTGAGCGGGGCGGGTTCGACCTGCAATCGGAATTGAAGATGCTGCGTGAGGAGTCAATCGAGATCCTCATCACCAAGAACAGTGGGGGCACCGTGACTTATCCGAAGATCGAAGCGGCCCGGAAACTTGGCATCCGCGTCATCATGATCGACCGGCCGGCGGCACCCAACCATTCAACCTTCTCGGATCTTGGAAAACTTGTCGGCGGCCTCGCGCAGGTACTCGAGTCGAGCGCGATCATGAGGAGCATAGACGCGATATGA